The following are encoded in a window of Nocardioides houyundeii genomic DNA:
- a CDS encoding FKBP-type peptidyl-prolyl cis-trans isomerase codes for MLSLVACGDDSGDDSGGSAIESVDIKATAGKAPEVTWDGKLDPSKVETEVLVEGDGDETASGDNVLTHIWMGNGFTQAEAYNSYQGTAPQILNLSDDLGKGLQAGLEGQKIGSVVAVAAPAKDAFGEQGNPQLGIGNGDSVLFVLELVDTVATEPQGEEKTPAKWTPEVLEEDGKVTGFDFAGTPKPNGKLWVTKLIKGDGPVVKKSQTIYVNYLGQVYNGKAPFDESYSAGMPASFPIGVGQVVPGWDQALVGQTVGSRVVVAVPPALGYGKKGQPDAGIKGTDTLFFVVDILAAA; via the coding sequence ATGTTGTCCCTCGTCGCCTGTGGCGACGACTCCGGTGACGACTCCGGCGGCTCGGCGATCGAGTCCGTCGACATCAAGGCGACCGCGGGCAAGGCCCCGGAGGTCACCTGGGACGGCAAGCTCGACCCCAGCAAAGTGGAGACCGAGGTGCTGGTCGAGGGCGACGGTGACGAGACCGCGTCCGGCGACAACGTGCTGACCCACATCTGGATGGGCAACGGCTTCACCCAGGCGGAGGCCTACAACAGCTACCAGGGCACCGCCCCGCAGATCCTGAATCTCTCCGACGACCTCGGCAAGGGTCTCCAGGCCGGGCTCGAGGGTCAGAAGATCGGTTCGGTCGTGGCCGTCGCGGCGCCGGCCAAGGACGCCTTCGGCGAGCAGGGCAACCCCCAGCTGGGTATCGGCAACGGCGACAGCGTGCTCTTCGTCCTCGAGCTGGTGGACACGGTCGCCACCGAGCCCCAGGGCGAGGAGAAGACGCCGGCCAAGTGGACGCCCGAGGTCCTCGAGGAGGACGGCAAGGTGACCGGCTTCGACTTCGCCGGGACCCCGAAGCCCAACGGCAAGCTGTGGGTCACCAAGCTGATCAAGGGTGACGGCCCGGTGGTGAAGAAGAGCCAGACGATCTACGTCAACTACCTCGGCCAGGTCTACAACGGCAAGGCCCCCTTCGACGAGTCCTACAGCGCCGGGATGCCCGCCAGCTTCCCGATCGGGGTCGGGCAGGTCGTGCCGGGCTGGGACCAGGCGCTCGTCGGCCAGACCGTCGGGTCGCGCGTGGTCGTGGCGGTCCCGCCCGCCCTGGGCTACGGCAAGAAGGGGCAGCCGGACGCTGGCATCAAGGGCACCGACACGCTGTTCTTCGTCGTCGACATCCTCGCGGCCGCCTGA